One segment of Metallosphaera cuprina Ar-4 DNA contains the following:
- a CDS encoding YeeE/YedE family protein — protein sequence MILQPVFPLSWALIFGLFGLSGFILGWVAQRGNYCFVNAMTSIFTTKSFERFGALLILFGLTALGTGLLVAFGVVPAVDQYFNNYFAGWYILVGSFIFGFGAALAGGCNLSMLYRASSGYVQNWIELFGMMIGTYIFAIAIWPFQSFTMENGIFSTSAGGYVEYLPYVLFHSVSNMSVYITTMIVALPLLFLGIYLQMRTRSKWGKSSGGSLGLPGVKIQGTNSLPLPGPTSIPSNLRLKQEVKDMFLLKKAYGTNLSTVILALDMILVFIVGAGYTFNYLVITSSDGGRFFEYLLMIPGINLFTNTPWFNSSLPIVDPSTLMVVMLCVGAFAASYLSGDFKIRIPKDRKRLAIGFIGGMLVGIGVRMALGCNVGLMWTNFGQLGYDGYIFLGGMLAGVFLAVKVQERL from the coding sequence ATGATCCTTCAACCAGTTTTTCCCTTATCTTGGGCATTAATATTTGGGTTGTTTGGCCTGAGCGGATTCATACTTGGATGGGTAGCTCAGAGAGGAAACTACTGTTTCGTAAACGCTATGACCTCTATCTTTACAACCAAGAGCTTCGAGAGGTTTGGAGCGCTCCTGATTCTGTTCGGGCTAACAGCATTAGGAACCGGTCTCTTAGTAGCCTTTGGTGTAGTGCCCGCCGTAGATCAATACTTTAACAACTACTTTGCAGGATGGTACATCTTAGTTGGATCCTTCATTTTTGGCTTTGGAGCAGCCCTAGCAGGAGGATGCAACTTATCCATGCTTTATAGAGCAAGTAGTGGGTACGTTCAGAACTGGATTGAGTTGTTTGGGATGATGATAGGGACTTACATCTTCGCGATAGCTATATGGCCTTTTCAATCCTTCACTATGGAGAACGGGATATTTTCTACAAGCGCTGGGGGATATGTAGAGTACTTACCTTACGTACTCTTTCATTCCGTATCAAATATGTCTGTTTACATCACGACAATGATAGTAGCCCTACCGTTACTCTTTCTGGGAATTTACTTACAAATGAGAACTAGAAGCAAGTGGGGTAAATCTAGTGGAGGAAGTTTAGGGTTACCTGGAGTGAAAATACAAGGAACGAACTCTTTACCTCTTCCTGGACCTACCTCTATACCGTCTAACTTGAGGCTAAAACAGGAGGTGAAGGACATGTTCCTCCTTAAGAAGGCTTATGGAACCAACCTCTCTACGGTAATACTAGCGCTAGATATGATCCTTGTTTTTATAGTGGGAGCTGGATACACTTTCAATTATCTAGTAATCACGTCTTCCGATGGAGGTAGATTCTTTGAATATCTCTTAATGATTCCAGGAATAAATCTATTTACAAATACTCCTTGGTTTAATAGCTCATTACCTATAGTTGACCCAAGTACCCTTATGGTTGTCATGCTTTGTGTAGGAGCCTTCGCAGCGTCATACCTGAGTGGGGACTTCAAGATAAGGATCCCAAAGGACAGGAAAAGGTTAGCGATAGGGTTTATCGGTGGTATGCTGGTAGGTATAGGTGTAAGGATGGCTTTGGGATGCAATGTCGGTCTTATGTGGACAAACTTCGGTCAGCTTGGGTATGACGGTTACATCTTCTTGGGTGGCATGTTAGCTGGCGTTTTCCTAGCCGTTAAAGTCCAGGAGAGATTATGA
- a CDS encoding DsrE family protein translates to MSDMYSFMMISGDEEKVMMGVITAIGYASGGNKIYMFFTMDALRALTAESEKISLKGTKTLKYYLDNLFELAGEDLEITACEFGMRVKDVHEDQFIYKVKVGGVSEFALKSSQSKATLIF, encoded by the coding sequence ATGAGTGACATGTACTCCTTTATGATGATATCCGGAGATGAGGAGAAGGTCATGATGGGTGTGATCACCGCAATAGGTTACGCCTCTGGGGGAAACAAGATATATATGTTCTTCACAATGGACGCATTGAGAGCTCTTACTGCCGAATCTGAAAAGATATCTCTCAAGGGAACTAAAACGTTAAAGTACTACCTTGATAATCTATTTGAGTTAGCTGGAGAGGACCTTGAGATAACGGCTTGCGAGTTCGGAATGAGAGTGAAGGACGTTCATGAGGATCAGTTCATTTATAAGGTAAAGGTAGGAGGAGTATCGGAGTTCGCCCTGAAGAGCTCTCAGTCAAAAGCTACTCTAATCTTTTAG
- a CDS encoding aldehyde dehydrogenase family protein: MPFLNERTFQRYLQEGKEEEFHKLFDEGIKRVEEKLGLEYPILLADKEIKTTTKRVVKSPIDTSLTLGVFQEDNGQLLEEAIKVAKESFSYWKDSDWRDRVEFAIKAANEMRRMKYELAATITFENGKNRFEAIAEVDETIDYLNYYAQILEENRGYVKEMEGRIVRGEKGVSVMRPYGAWLIISPFNFPLAITATMTLGALMTGNTVVVKPSSDTPLSAYKLVSILRKAGFPSDVVNYLTVPGEVVSMVIERNLDMAGFAFTGSREVGHTLLKKFINLKPRPAVMELGGKNATVITAKADLRKAVEGTYRAAFGFGGQKCSATSRVFVESPVFKEFLSILKARIEATAIGDPRLKSTFLGPLINKSAVDKFRRFVDQAQSEGGKILIGGRVREDSRTYLVEPTVVVDLPYTSSLWKIELFVPIILVKEISNLKEGIKLANDIDYGLTAGIFSNDEDEIEEFFREIEAGVVYANRESGSTTGAMPGVQPFGGWKDSGWTGKNAGGPYYLLSFLREQARTIY, translated from the coding sequence ATGCCGTTTCTAAACGAGAGGACCTTCCAACGTTATCTTCAAGAAGGTAAGGAGGAGGAATTCCACAAGCTATTTGACGAAGGAATAAAAAGGGTTGAGGAGAAATTAGGACTAGAGTACCCTATACTTTTAGCGGATAAGGAGATTAAAACTACCACGAAAAGGGTAGTTAAGAGCCCCATAGACACCTCTCTCACCTTAGGTGTTTTCCAAGAAGATAACGGCCAACTGTTGGAGGAAGCGATTAAGGTGGCTAAGGAAAGCTTCAGCTACTGGAAGGACTCGGATTGGAGGGACAGAGTAGAGTTCGCGATTAAGGCAGCTAACGAAATGAGGAGGATGAAATACGAGTTAGCAGCCACAATCACGTTTGAGAACGGCAAGAATAGATTTGAGGCCATAGCGGAAGTGGACGAGACGATAGATTATCTGAATTATTATGCTCAAATCTTAGAGGAAAATAGAGGTTACGTAAAGGAGATGGAAGGTAGGATAGTTAGAGGTGAGAAGGGAGTTTCTGTTATGAGACCCTATGGTGCATGGTTGATCATTTCTCCATTCAATTTTCCGTTGGCTATCACCGCTACAATGACCCTGGGGGCATTGATGACAGGGAACACTGTTGTAGTTAAGCCCTCTTCGGACACTCCCCTCTCAGCGTATAAGTTAGTTTCGATACTTAGAAAGGCGGGGTTTCCATCAGACGTTGTTAATTACTTAACTGTGCCAGGTGAGGTCGTATCAATGGTTATTGAGAGGAACTTGGATATGGCAGGTTTCGCGTTTACAGGCTCTAGAGAAGTAGGACATACCCTCCTGAAGAAGTTCATAAATCTCAAACCTAGACCTGCGGTCATGGAGCTTGGGGGGAAGAACGCTACTGTAATAACCGCTAAGGCCGATCTTAGGAAGGCCGTAGAGGGAACTTATAGAGCCGCCTTCGGTTTTGGGGGACAGAAATGCAGCGCTACCTCGAGGGTTTTCGTCGAGAGCCCGGTATTCAAAGAATTCCTGTCCATATTGAAAGCTAGGATTGAGGCTACTGCAATTGGAGATCCCAGGCTGAAGTCAACTTTCCTAGGTCCTTTAATTAATAAGTCAGCAGTAGATAAGTTCAGGAGATTTGTAGATCAAGCCCAAAGCGAAGGAGGGAAGATACTGATAGGAGGAAGAGTGAGGGAAGACTCCAGGACATACTTGGTTGAACCTACAGTTGTAGTTGATTTGCCCTATACCAGCTCGTTGTGGAAGATTGAACTTTTCGTACCCATAATCCTAGTGAAGGAGATTTCTAATCTTAAGGAGGGTATAAAACTTGCTAACGACATTGATTATGGGCTCACGGCTGGGATATTTTCTAATGATGAGGATGAGATAGAAGAGTTCTTCAGAGAGATTGAAGCTGGAGTAGTTTACGCTAACAGAGAATCAGGATCTACAACTGGAGCTATGCCAGGCGTTCAACCTTTTGGAGGTTGGAAGGATTCTGGATGGACAGGGAAGAACGCAGGGGGACCGTATTATCTGTTATCGTTCCTTAGAGAGCAGGCAAGAACAATTTACTAA
- a CDS encoding PD-(D/E)XK nuclease family protein, with the protein MVIKEILYKHLADDDRLKQFEGEYWPSQIWNCLRRQYYDRLYPTASGAEAARFTLLGETIHELVADILKREPGIKIFTEVPVRIPHPTNNEIVISGRADDLIIVEFTNERYLVEVKTVSDLRSKVERGYLPRLDHRAQLNLYMRAFPKSKGVLFYIDRADFDAEEFQISFDQDLYNKTLQRVESLHRALNERNVPEPEAKKYSDMSWQCSYCVHKARCDRELKGD; encoded by the coding sequence GTGGTTATAAAAGAGATCCTTTACAAGCATCTAGCTGATGACGACCGTCTAAAACAATTTGAGGGAGAGTATTGGCCATCTCAAATATGGAATTGTTTAAGAAGGCAATATTACGATAGGCTCTATCCAACAGCGAGTGGGGCGGAAGCAGCTAGATTTACCCTACTCGGTGAAACGATCCATGAGCTTGTTGCGGACATCTTGAAGAGAGAACCTGGTATTAAGATCTTTACAGAGGTGCCTGTTAGGATCCCTCATCCAACAAACAATGAGATCGTGATCTCCGGTAGGGCAGATGACCTAATTATAGTTGAGTTCACTAATGAGCGTTATCTTGTGGAAGTCAAGACGGTGAGTGACCTGAGAAGTAAGGTAGAAAGGGGATATTTACCTAGATTAGATCACAGAGCGCAACTTAATCTTTACATGAGGGCCTTCCCTAAATCTAAAGGCGTTCTCTTCTATATTGACAGAGCGGATTTTGACGCGGAGGAGTTTCAGATTAGTTTCGATCAAGATCTATACAATAAAACCTTACAGAGGGTTGAGTCACTTCATAGGGCCTTAAATGAGAGAAACGTTCCTGAACCAGAGGCGAAGAAATACTCGGATATGAGTTGGCAATGCTCTTACTGTGTACACAAGGCTAGATGTGATAGAGAACTGAAGGGTGATTGA